GACCGCGCAGGGTCAGCTCCGCGGTCCGCGTGCCCACCCCGCCCGGGGCGACGCTCAGCTGCACGCTCCCCGTGCCCAGCTCGGCCCGCTGCGCCGACGCCGCGGTGACTGCCGCCGGGCTGCCGGGCTCGGCCGGCGCGCTGGGGCTCTGCCCGACGAGCACGCCGGTGACGGCGAGGGCGACGACGACGACGGCCGCCTCGTCGACGACGGCGGCGCGGAGCCGCCGCCACTGCTCGGCCGGTGCGCCGCGACGGCGGACCGCACCGACCAGGGAGTAGCGGTTCCAGGCCGCGAGCACGCCGACGACGGCCACCAGGGCCAGCTTGGCCAGCAGGGCGCGGCCCCAGCCGGTGCCCGTCAGGTCGGCGGGCCGCTCCAGCACCAGGGTGGCCATGGCCAGGCCGCTCACGCCGAGCAGGCCGACCAGCACGCCCGCCAGCGCCGAGAACCGGACGACGACGGCCGCGGTGGCCACCGCCTCCTCGGGCCGGCGGCGCGCGGCCAGCAGGTGCAGGCCGAGCCCGAGCAGCCCACCGGACCAGACGGCGGCGGCGCTGACGTGCACCAGGTCGAGCAGCGCCATCACCCACGTCGGGCCGACGGTGCGGGTGTGCCCGGTCGCCAGCACGGAGGACAGGGCGACGAGCGACCCCAGCAGCCCGACGCCCCGGGCGGCTGCGGCGGGCAGCCGCCCGGCGACCAGCAGCAGCAGGGCGCCCGCGGTGACGAGGGCCACGGCGGCGCCGGCCCCCGAGCCGGAGCCGAGGCCCTCCTGCCAGGCCCAGCCGTCGGCCAGGTCGGAGACCGGACCACCCGCCTGCTCCACCGCGCTGGTGCCGGCCAGCAGCAGGGTGGCGGTCACGGCGAGCGCCAGGCCGCCGACGACGAGCCGTCCGCCGCGGCCGGACCAGGTCCCCGGGGCGAGCACCAGGTGGCGGAAGACCCAGAGCCCGACGCCGCCGAGCAGGCCGAGCCAGCTGAGGACCTGCAGGGACGTCCGCAGGGTGGCGACGGCCCCGCCGCGGGTGTCGAGGTCCGGGGCCGAGGGTGGTGTCGCCGAAGGAGCCCCGACGGCGAAGGCGACGGCCCCGCCCACGGGGTGGCCGTCGGCCGAGACGACGCGCCAGCCCAGCAGGTAGCTGCCCCGGGCGAGCCCGGTCGGCAGCGCCGCGGTGACGACGCGGTCCCGGCTGCTCACGCCGACGGTGCTGGGCACGCCGTCGACGGTGTGCCGGCCCGTGCTGTCGTAGAGGGCGAAGCCGCCCTCGACCACGGTGACGGGTTCGTTGAACCGGAGCTCGACGGTGCCGGGCGCGGCGGCGACCACGGTGCCGTCGGCGGGCACCGTGTCGACCAGCCGGGTGTGCGCGGACGCGGACGGGGCGCCGAGCACGGCGCCGAGCAGGAGCGCGGCCAGCAGTCCGAGCGCGCGGGCCCAGCGGCGGCGGTTGCGCACCTCAGGCCTGGTCGGGGCGGGTCCGCGCCGAGCGGCCGCGGACGAGGGCGGTCAGGCCGGCAGCCAGGCCGAGGGCGCCGAGCACCAGGCCGCCGAGGTCGGCCGCGCCGGTGGTCGAGCCGGCCGGCACCGTGGCCGTGGCGACGGCTCCCTCGGCAGCCTCGGCTTCCTCGGCCGGTGCCGCCGCGGCGTCATGACCATGGCCGTGGGCGGCCGCGTCGGTGACCGTCACGGAGGGAGCGGGGTGCTCGAGGGCGTCGGCGTCCTGGCCGGCGGCGGGGACCTGGGTCCACCCGGTCTCACCCTCCGTGCAGGTCTGCACCGTGGGGAAGACCAGCGTGCGGCCGGCCGCGTCCTCGGGCAGCGACACCTGGAGCGAGAGGGTGTCCCGGTAGCCCTCGGCGAGCGGGGTGCGGGCGGTCCACACCACCTCGGACACCCGCTCGGTGAGGACCTTGCCGTGCGCGGTGGTGACCGGTGCGGCGAGCTCCTCGGTGCGCTTGGCCACCGTCCACCCCGGGTTGACGGTGGGGGTCACCGACTCGATCCCGGCCGGGACGCGGACCGCGACCCGCGTGGTGGGCGAGCCGTCGCAGCCGTGCGGGACCGCGAGGGTGAGCACCGCGTAGCTGCCGGCGGCGGTGGTGTCGGCGGTGACGGAGACGTGGGCGGAGGCCGAGCCCGGCAGGGCCACGGCGGCGAGCGCGGCGGCGGCGCCGATGGCGGCGAGCCGGGCGGTGGTACGGGTGCTGGTCATGGTGTTCCCCCTGAGGACCCGGTCACGGGCCCGTGCTGCTGGTGCTCGGTCGCGCGGGCCTGGGCCGGGACCGGGAGACGGCTGGACACCGGCCCCGGAGCCGTGGGCCGGCCCGCGATGGTGCCCTCAGCCTGCTGCCGGCGCGGTGCCGCGAGCAGCCTCACGAGGGGGAGGGGAGGCCCCCCCGAACGGGGGGGCCGGCCACCGGCCCCCTCATCCAGGGGGTGCCGTCCTCACGCGCCGGGGGTGGATTTTTCCCCTCCCGGTGTTCATGCTGGGGTGGCGGGCCACCGTCCGCCGCCCGCCTCAGAGGGGATCCGCATGACACGCGTGCTGGTCGTGGACGACCACGACTTCTTCCGCGGGTCACTCGTCGAGCTGGTCAACGCCAGCGGCGACCTGGTGGCCGTCGGGGAGTGCGCCGACGGGGCGACCGTGGCCGCCGCCGTCGCGGAGCTGGACCCGGAGGTGGTGCTGATGGACGTGCGGATGACCACCCGGTCGGGGCTCGAGGCCACCGCCGACCTGCAGCGGGCCGGCTCCTCCGCCCGCGTCATCTTGTTCAGCTCCGACCCCGTCCGCACCAACCGCGCCGCCGCGGAGGCCAACGGGGCGGTCGGCTACCTGGTGAAGGGCGCCGACGGGGCCCACGTGCTGGACGCCGTGCGCCACGTCGCCCGCGGCGGGACCGCCTGGCCGGAGGACGTCGCCGCCGGCTTCTCCACCGCCGTCTGAGCCTGGCGACCCGGCCCCACGCCGGGGGCGTCGGGTGCCCGTCGGCCCGGCTGAGCGCGCACCGACCGACGGCCGTCGGCGCGCTCGCCCGCGCACCGACCGACCGGTCGAGAGGCTCTCCCGGGGACCGCGACCCCCGTGTTTGGGGGGTCGCCGCTCCCCCACCCGTGAGGGTCCTGCGGGGGACCCCGAGGCACGAGGCTTGCGGCAACGGGAAACCCGGGCCAGCCGCCCGCGGAACCGTTCCGGGGACCAGGGGCCCCGGAGCGCTGACCCGCCTCACGATCACACGTCCGGGGGGACAACAGATGAAGCTCTCGCGTCGCGACGCACTCAAGCTCGGCGGGCTCGCCGCCATCGGTTCCGCAGGCCTCGCCCTGCCGCTCGGCCGGTCCGTGGAGGCCAGCACGCCCAGCCTGCTCAGCAGCGGGAACTTCCCGGGCCGCTACGCCAAGCCCCTCACCCTCCCGCCGGTGCTGGCGCCGACCTCGGTGGTCGAGGAGGGCGGGAAGGTCGTCCGGAAGTACTACGAGGTCACGGCGAGGACCGCCACCGTCCCCGCCGGCAAGATCCTGCCCAAGCTGAGCACCACGATGCTGGGCTACAACGCCTCGATCCCGGGCCCGCGCATCGACGTCGAGCAGGGTCAGACGGTCCAGCTGATCGTGCGCAACGCGCTCGGGGCCAGCACGGCGACCTTCAAGACCCCGAGCCCGATCTCGACCCACCTGCACGGGTCGGCGTCGCTGCCGCAGTACGACGGCTACGCCGGGGACCTGACCCTCAACGGGCAGAAGAAGTACTACCAGTACCCGAACTTCCAGCCGGCCCGGACGCTGTGGTACCACGACCACGCGCAGCACTACACCGCGCAGAACGCCTACTCCGGTCTGGCCGCGCAGTACCACCTGCACGACGCGGTGGAGCGCGCGGCGCTGCCGCAGGGTGAGTACGACGTGCCGCTGACGCTGTCGGACGCGATGTTCAAGGCGGACGGCTCGCTGATGTACGACGACCGCTCGCACTCCGGCCTGTGGGGCGACGTGATCATGGTCAACGGGACCCCGTGGCCGGTGATGCCCGTGAAGCGCGCCGTCTACCGGTTCCGGCTGCTGAACGCCTCGATCTCGCGCTCCTACCGGCCCAGCCTCTCGAACGGTGCCTCGGTGCACATGGTGGCCACCGACGGCGGGATGATGCCCAAGGTCCAGAAGGTCACGCAGTGGCGGCACGGCAGCGCCGAGCGCTACGAGTTCCTGGTCGACTTCCGCAGCTACGCCCCCGGCACCCGCATCGAGCTGAAGAACCTCAGCAACCCGAACAACCGCGACTACGACCACACCGGCAAGATCATGGCCTTCGACGTCATCGGCGACGCGGTGCCGGACGCCGTCAAGAACTGGAAGATCCCGACCGAGTTCCGCGTCACCGTCGACCCCGCCACCGGGGAGAAGCGGCTGACCGACGACCCGACCAAGCCGCTGGTCAACAGCGAGGTGATGGACCTGGCGCCGACCAAGAACCTGAAGGTCCGCAACATCCGGGTCCAGAAGGACGACGTCACCAACGAGTGGAGCATCAACGGCGACACGTGGAACGACATCGTCGAGTCGGAGTACACGAAGGTGGTCGCCGACCCGGGCCTCGGCGACACCGAGATCTGGGAGATCGAGAACAAGTCCGGTGGCTGGTTCCACCCGGTGCACATCCACCTGATCGACTTCAAGATCCTCAGCCGCAACGGCAAGCCGCCCTTCCCCTACGAGCTCGGCCCGAAGGACGTGGTCTACGTCGGGGAGAACGAGGTCGTCCGGGTGATCATGAAGTTCGGGCCGCACCGCGGGAAGTACATGATGCACTGCCACAACCTGCCGCACGAGGACCACGACATGATGCACCAGTTCAGCGT
The window above is part of the Friedmanniella luteola genome. Proteins encoded here:
- a CDS encoding YcnI family protein, whose protein sequence is MTSTRTTARLAAIGAAAALAAVALPGSASAHVSVTADTTAAGSYAVLTLAVPHGCDGSPTTRVAVRVPAGIESVTPTVNPGWTVAKRTEELAAPVTTAHGKVLTERVSEVVWTARTPLAEGYRDTLSLQVSLPEDAAGRTLVFPTVQTCTEGETGWTQVPAAGQDADALEHPAPSVTVTDAAAHGHGHDAAAAPAEEAEAAEGAVATATVPAGSTTGAADLGGLVLGALGLAAGLTALVRGRSARTRPDQA
- a CDS encoding copper resistance protein CopC codes for the protein MRNRRRWARALGLLAALLLGAVLGAPSASAHTRLVDTVPADGTVVAAAPGTVELRFNEPVTVVEGGFALYDSTGRHTVDGVPSTVGVSSRDRVVTAALPTGLARGSYLLGWRVVSADGHPVGGAVAFAVGAPSATPPSAPDLDTRGGAVATLRTSLQVLSWLGLLGGVGLWVFRHLVLAPGTWSGRGGRLVVGGLALAVTATLLLAGTSAVEQAGGPVSDLADGWAWQEGLGSGSGAGAAVALVTAGALLLLVAGRLPAAAARGVGLLGSLVALSSVLATGHTRTVGPTWVMALLDLVHVSAAAVWSGGLLGLGLHLLAARRRPEEAVATAAVVVRFSALAGVLVGLLGVSGLAMATLVLERPADLTGTGWGRALLAKLALVAVVGVLAAWNRYSLVGAVRRRGAPAEQWRRLRAAVVDEAAVVVVALAVTGVLVGQSPSAPAEPGSPAAVTAASAQRAELGTGSVQLSVAPGGVGTRTAELTLRGPDGAPLVIDEPPRVSLSLPEQGLGPLPATVRPLDQPGRYAVSAALPVPGAWQLLVSARTSRFDEPTAVLVVPVNG
- a CDS encoding multicopper oxidase family protein, giving the protein MKLSRRDALKLGGLAAIGSAGLALPLGRSVEASTPSLLSSGNFPGRYAKPLTLPPVLAPTSVVEEGGKVVRKYYEVTARTATVPAGKILPKLSTTMLGYNASIPGPRIDVEQGQTVQLIVRNALGASTATFKTPSPISTHLHGSASLPQYDGYAGDLTLNGQKKYYQYPNFQPARTLWYHDHAQHYTAQNAYSGLAAQYHLHDAVERAALPQGEYDVPLTLSDAMFKADGSLMYDDRSHSGLWGDVIMVNGTPWPVMPVKRAVYRFRLLNASISRSYRPSLSNGASVHMVATDGGMMPKVQKVTQWRHGSAERYEFLVDFRSYAPGTRIELKNLSNPNNRDYDHTGKIMAFDVIGDAVPDAVKNWKIPTEFRVTVDPATGEKRLTDDPTKPLVNSEVMDLAPTKNLKVRNIRVQKDDVTNEWSINGDTWNDIVESEYTKVVADPGLGDTEIWEIENKSGGWFHPVHIHLIDFKILSRNGKPPFPYELGPKDVVYVGENEVVRVIMKFGPHRGKYMMHCHNLPHEDHDMMHQFSVGLDSEHEDGNDPIKGDPATDDD
- a CDS encoding response regulator, coding for MTRVLVVDDHDFFRGSLVELVNASGDLVAVGECADGATVAAAVAELDPEVVLMDVRMTTRSGLEATADLQRAGSSARVILFSSDPVRTNRAAAEANGAVGYLVKGADGAHVLDAVRHVARGGTAWPEDVAAGFSTAV